In Balaenoptera musculus isolate JJ_BM4_2016_0621 chromosome 16, mBalMus1.pri.v3, whole genome shotgun sequence, the DNA window CTTTCCCTCTCCAAATTCCTATTCACCACTTGCtgcctgcttcctctctccctctcagttTTCAGTTTCTCCCTGAGTGCTTCTTTGGATCTCAGCCTCGAGGTGCCAGAGAAGAGGAGTCCCTGGGCAGACTGATCCTTGGCTCAGACAGCTTAgtgagagaattctaaaggcctttcctccccttcctgagCCTCTGGGCAAGGAGGATGGGACCTTGGTTCCAGGGTCTCAGTACCCCTGTGCCATTTGAGCTGCTTGCGCTCATCGTCTCTATTAAtaaccaccctccctcccccattgcCAGTGCTGCCCCCACGCCTGCCCAGCTCAGGTTCTCTAGTCACAGCAGCTCAGTCCTCCAAAGCTGCTGGACCCCAGGGAGAGCTGACCACCGCTTGAGCAGCCGGTAAGTCTCCAGCTTTATAGTCAGAGGGGCTAGAGCCCACTCTGCTGACtgctgtgtctgtgtctgtaatAGTGACCCTTGATCCTGGGGGGAGCTGCCCAGCTCCTCCATCTGTACTCAATTCCCAGTTGTCCAGTTCAGGGGAGCCACAGAGAGTTGGAAGGAGAAGGGCCCAAGAGGGTGGGGGGATTGGAGATGTTGGGGGAGGCACTGGAGGAATGAGAAGGCGGTCTGAGAGGCTGGATAGAAAACAAGAACCTAGTTGGGGCTGAGAGAGGTACAGGGAGAATCTATTTAGCAGTTCCTGGACTCTGGCCTCAGCAGACCCCACTAAGCTAGTAGAATCGCAGACGTGTTGTGAGACAGGACTCAGCAGAAGACATTTCGCTGAGTGCCAACTTCTGTTAAGGAGGGGCTGGAATCTGTATCTTTTCCCAGCTTGTCCCCCTCCACTGCCAGATCCTATGATTATGTTCCTGTCCTCCCTGAATTCCCCACTGCTATGATATTGCTGAATTGACATGCATCAAGATTGACCTCCCTCTCCACTCCaggtctggggggtggggagtgactgAAACGGAGTGGGAGCACTGCTGTCACCTCCCAGGCCATGATCCAGCTGGCCCGGTGGAGGGGCAATAACCTCTCCATCCTATGGAGAATGTTTCTGGCTGGATCTCCTCAACCCTGGCAGAACATTTTttctgctcccccccccccccgcccgccccgccccaccgccCTGGGGCTTGGGGAAGACTGAGAGGCCAGAGCTTGCAATGATAATCCCAGTCTGGGAGCCCCGTACAAATAAAAACTTCGAATCATGCCAAACCAATGAAACCTGGGTGCATTACCTGACCTGTAAGTAATGTGTTTGTTTTACCTCCAGGCCCCCCTAACACATATTGTGTTCCTAAGCCCTGCACCAGCTCTATGTAAAACAGCTGAAAAGAGGTTGGTAGAAGGTAGGGGCAAGGGGTGCATCTATATTTTCTGCCCTGCTTCCCAAGAAGAGAAGCCCTAAAGCAATGGTTTTTCACCTTTTagagaaatatgtatttctttaaaaaaatcgaATGAAATTTTGCTCCCTGAAGTCCTTAAGCAGTGCCTTACTGTAGACACTCACCCCAGTCCCTGTCCATCCttcacctcctccttcccacccgaTCCAGGCTCCATCCACCTCCACAATGCCACTCTCAGAGACCCCTGCCCCCAACAAGAAGCGGAAATCCAGCAAGCTGATCATGGAACTCACTGGAGGTATGGCATGTGTGCACCTACCTAGTGTGGGACTTCTTATTGAGAGTATCTCTGGCCCATGAGTCCCAGAAGTATCATAAGGTTATATGTGCCTTAAGGTGAAGAGATAAGGAGAGACAAGaggaatttggggtgggggtgaggtttgcaggggtggggggaaagggggaaaggaagaaagaattcaaCACTGACTACTCACCCTTCCACCCTTTTCACCTTGTAATCTGAGACAGTAATACCCATGCCATGTTACCCAGCACAGGTCCAAGACAACAGGACCCACAGGTCAGTGAGGTATGTTCGAGAAGAAAATATGTACGATGGAGACTGGCACAGAGTAAGGTCTCAATAAATGGTTAGTTTCCTTACTTCTTTCCCCAGAGCTAAGGAGCCTCGTATAGgcacttaaaatggaaaattgcTCAGGCATTTTTCCTGGGGGTGGTAGGAGTACAGCAAGTGAGGAGCTCTCCCAATACCTAGAAGCCGTTTGCAGCCAGTTTACTGAGGGGAAGAGAAGGCAAAGGAGTTAAGATAGGAGTATATATTTAGAGGTGGCCTTTGGGCTTTCCCCCGTGCTATAGTTTCCCCAATGACCTCCATCTATGATGTTTCTTTACTCTTTTGCCCTGTACCCCATACCTTTTACCCCATTCACCGTCTTCACCCCATTCTAGTATCCCCACTGTCTCACTCTGCACCCCATTTCCCATGCATTCTCTCCAACTCCAAACCCAGGAAATCAAAATCCCTCATAAACTAGACAGAATTTGATCAGACATCACAGACAGCATCTGCTTCACTCAGTGATCTCTGCTGGGACACACGCACTTAATTAGTTGTGGATGGCGGCTTCATTTGGAGCTAGAAAACCctactttcctctttcccttgcctctgcctccccacctccctgaaAGGTGGACGGGAGAGCTCGGGCCTGAACCTGGGCAAGAAGATCAGCGTCCCAAGGGATGTGATGCTGGAGGAGCTGTCGCTGCTCACTAACCGGGGCTCCAAGATGTTCAAACTGCGGCAGATGCGGGTGGAGAAATTTATCTATGAAAACCACCCTGATGTCTTCTCTGACAGCTCAATGGTGAGTTCGTAACTTTACTGCTCTCAAAGCCTCGTGCCTCTTTTGACAGCTTCTTGGTAGGCCCCGCCCGAGTCTCTAAAATATGACCAACCTCCCCACCCAGCTAATTTATAAGCTCATTAACCCCCCAGATACAGCGAGCCCCCAATAGCTCCAGGGTGAATTACAGCCCACCTCTGAAACTAAATCTGTGTCTTAGAGCTGGTGAGGCAGGGTGGGGAGTCCACACCTTCAAGGAGAAAACTCCTTCCCAGTATGGTTAAGTATTAAAGATAGGATTAccagataaaacacaggatgCCCAGTCCTATATTTTAAAGTTGAGATACACACTAAATAAGCTACGAGGATATATTGTACGGCACAGTAAATAAAGcccatattttataatacctttaaatggagtatagtctATAAGAATATtgcatcactatgttgtatacctgaaactaatataatattgtaaatcaatgctacttcaatttaaaaaaataaagttgagatatacacagataattttttagtaaagtatgtcccatgcaatatttgggacataagttttttttaaaaaattgaagacacttagggaattccctggtggtccagtggtctggtgctctcactgccaggggcctgggttcgatccctggttggggaactaagctcctgcaagccacgcagcatggtcaaaaaagaaaagaaaagaaaaaaaatttgaagacacttagttaaatttgaatttcagatacacaataattttttaatataagtgtgtcccatgaaatatttgggacatgaaaattaaattaaaaaatacaggacaccgagttaaatttgaatttcagatacatGACGAATACTCTCTTATATCTAAATATATCCCATGCAATACTTAggcatatttatactaaaaaagtattattatgtatctgaaattcaaatttaactggtatcctgtgattttttctttttgcaaaatctggcaaccctagaaAGAGGTGAGTGAATTTTTATAGCCATCTCTTCTTGAGCCATTCTTTTATCTAAAGGGTCAGTATAAGGACCACAGATGTGGGGACTGAAACCATGCTTTAAGGTCCTACGTCTCCTAGTCAGGATCATTCTCCAAAGAGAAGTAGAGATTGGAGAGGGACCAGGCACAAGATATTTCAGCTGAGAAGGAGGGGATCgtctccatttcctttcttccccctccaCCTTTCCTGGGCAGCCAGGGGAGAGTGAAAATAGATGCCTACATGGGGCCAGGGGCAGGAGTGTCTGCCATTGGCCCGTATGTAGGAGCAGAATAAAAATGCTGAGCCGGTCATATCTAACTTTAGGAGGCCAAaagccctcctccctgcctgtgTCTGGTTACACTGGGTGGAGCATGGGGGTGTGTTCGGTGGGTAGCCAGGAGAGCCTCCTGAAGGAGTTGGCAGGGTTATTTTTAGGCTTTGGGGATGGATCCAGTGTTGCCCTTTGGGCTTCCCTTCCCCCTACCCACTACAGTTTCACTGTCAGGAAGTCCTGGTCCAACAGGCAccaagaggagaaagggagaggaagaggaagagagagaagagactttTATCTGTTAGACAAGATGCAGGGGAGGAGCAGAGATCTCTCTAGTTCTTTAACTTAAGGCTGGGTTCTCCATGCCAGCCCCAATCTCTCAAATCTAAGTTGAGCAGAACTCTTGGTCCTCTGCCTTGGTAAGGAGGGAAAGGGGATTTCGGAGAATGAGTTGCCCCCATCCTAGATGTAATTCGAACTGAGCCAAAGAGGTTGTATCCCTTAAGGAgagtttaatttctctcagtcAGGCTATCTGCTAACCATCTATTGGACGGGGGAGTCTCAGACGATTCAGTGTCTTCTGGTTGTCCATTGTCTCTGATCACCTCCTACTTGCTATGGTGTTCCCCGTACCCATTGCTAACCTTCCCCTTACTTTGTCCTTTCTTTTCAGGATCACTTCCAGAAGTTCCTTCCCACAGTTGGGGGACAGCTGGGTACAGCTGGCCAGGGATTCTCCTACAGCAAGGGCAGCGGCGGAGGCCAGGCAGGGGGAAGTGGCTCTGCCGGACAGTATGGCTCTGACGAGCATCACCATCATCAGGGCCCTGGGTCTGGATATGGGGGTACAGGTGGTCCTGGGGGCCAGACTGGCCGAGGAGGAGCTGCTGGCACTGCAGGGGTTGGCGAGACAGGACTAGGCAAGTATCCTCACCCAAGAATAATGTGTCTGGTCTCTAGAGCAGAGAAATCCCCAGGAATGAGGCCTAGACTGGGTGTAGGAAGCAGGAGAGGCCTGTTGAGATAGCCTGATGGACTTTCTGGGTCCATAAGGATACAGAGACGTGTCTATTCCACCCAGAAGCCTTGTCTCTCAGTCACCTTTCTAGCCTTTCAGTTTGTATCACAAATCCGACTCCAGGCTGTCATTATTTCACAAACCTTATACAATTACCAAGATGTTTTACCTTTGGTCCCTGGCCCCAGCAACTTCTCTAGCGCAGAGCTCTGAGACTAACTTCCATTGGCTACTAACTGCTATTATTTgacttattattatttctctcccATGGCTGCCAGACGACCAGGCAGGTGGAGAAGGAAAACATATCTCTGTGTTCAAGACCTATATTTCCCCATGGGAGAGAGCCATGGGGGTTGACTCCCAGCAAAAAGTGGAACTTGGCATCAACCTGCTGGCCCACGGGGCCAAAGGTGATCTCCCTCAGTATAAGTCCTTCAACAGGtaagggggatggggaaggaaacTGATGCATTCCAGTGTATGGCAACATGCCCTTAGTTGGAATGGAGACTGGTTCAAATGTTTCAGGAGGATGAGGAGGCATGGGAGGAATTTGGGGGCCGCAACTGAAGGCTTTTGGTCTTTCCACTCTAGCTCAGAGAAACAGCATGGTATGATGAAGGAAAAATTTGCTAGGAGGCAGGATCTGAATTTTAGTTCATAGTTATTAGCTGTATGGGAAAGTCACCCTACTTCTGAGCCTTGGTTGCCTTgactgtgaaatgggaataatatattACACATTTAAAGGCTTCTTGAGGCTCCCTTCATTCAAGGTTACAATTCCATTACTGTCCTTATagtataattctatttttcttttctttttttaattgaagtatagttgacttacaacattatattagtttcaggtgtacaacatagtgattcagaatttttatagattacacaccaCAGCAAGTTATTATACTATTGAAGATTCTATTTCTTTATACCCTACTTTAGTAAGGTTCAAGTACCTATCCTTTTGGAACTGGGCTTCTCTAGACTGTGTGAAAACAGgacagggaagccctagagaagTGCTTTTGCATTTGGTCCTAAGGTGCCTGGATTTTCCAGGAAATGTTAATTCCTCTCATCCAGGGCACACACTATCCACTGGAGGTGGGGTAGGGGTTTTGAGGGGGGGTCTCTACATTATAATATAAGGTAACCTCAGACCCTTGAGTCTGTAGTGTTTGGGGTAAATTTCTCTGAAAATGTGACTGGCTTGGGTCACAACTATCCATGAGACTCTCTATCTAGTACACACTAGactacttttctcatttttagctTTGGGGAAACAAGCAAACCAGAAGGGGGAAAGGAGTACTAAGGGAGAATAAGAATAAGGAGTGCAGAAGCAATCTGAAACTAGAATTCACAGACTTCCCCATCCTCAAAACAGTGTAACATCTCACTGACAAAACTCTTTCTTTTGTTCtggtttttaattaaataatgtgtCCCCTTTTCAGGACAGCAATGCCTTATGGTGGATATGAGAAGGCCTCCAAACGCATGACCTTCCAGATGCCCAAGTTTGACCTGGGGCCCTTGCTGAGTGAACCCCTAGTCCTCTACAACCAGAACCTCTCCAACAGGCCTTCTTTCAATCGAACCCCTATTCCCTGGCTGAGCTCTGGGGAGCCTGTAGACTACAACGTGGATATTGGCATCCCCTTGGATGGAGAAACAGAGGAGCTGTGAGGTGTTTCTACCTCTACTTTGTATCAAGTTTCCCCTCTCTGGTTTCATTTTGGAGAGGGAATGCTGAGCAGGATACCCCCACTGAAAATCCAGTATCCTTGTGGGaatggagggaaaaagaaaggggagaTCTGCCCTTCCATCCTTCACTCCAAGTCCCCACtccaagcatcttttcttaccaACTCAGAGCTCCCCTTCCACTTGCTCTGTATGGAACCTTCTCTTTTATGGAATTTTCTCTGCCTTCGGTAACAGTTAATAAACTTCAAGGAAATGAACTCATTCTTCCTCTGATATTTGAGGGCAGACGAAAACTGAGGCTAACAATGCACAGAGACTAATTAAGTCAAATACCATATATCCATTATTCAGACTTCAAGACTGACCTGATTA includes these proteins:
- the MYOZ1 gene encoding myozenin-1 is translated as MPLSETPAPNKKRKSSKLIMELTGGGRESSGLNLGKKISVPRDVMLEELSLLTNRGSKMFKLRQMRVEKFIYENHPDVFSDSSMDHFQKFLPTVGGQLGTAGQGFSYSKGSGGGQAGGSGSAGQYGSDEHHHHQGPGSGYGGTGGPGGQTGRGGAAGTAGVGETGLDDQAGGEGKHISVFKTYISPWERAMGVDSQQKVELGINLLAHGAKGDLPQYKSFNRTAMPYGGYEKASKRMTFQMPKFDLGPLLSEPLVLYNQNLSNRPSFNRTPIPWLSSGEPVDYNVDIGIPLDGETEEL